The Chaetodon trifascialis isolate fChaTrf1 chromosome 11, fChaTrf1.hap1, whole genome shotgun sequence nucleotide sequence aaataacaaggaaatccaagctgagtgttaatgtaacgcatagagttatggcaatgtgacaatgtcaatgtgacaagtagaggcagaggtggagtgtgaagagtgtcagggGGGTTCctggccttgttgataaggctgacagcagacgggaaaaaactgttcttgtggcgtgaggttttggtcctgatggaccgcagcctcctgccagaggggagtgtctcgaaGAGTTTGTGACCGgagtgggagggatcagccacaatctttcctgcacgcctcagggtcctggaggtgtacaggtcctggagagatgggagattgcagtcaatcaccttctctgcagaccgaatgacatgCTGCActctgcccttgtccttggcagtggcagcagcataccaggtggtgatggaggaggtgaggatggactcaatgatggctgtgtagaaaaGCACCATCATTagctttggcagattgaatttcttcagctgccgtaggaagtacatcctctgctgtgctttcttgatgagggagctgatgttcggctcccacttgaggtcctgggagatgatagttcccaggaagcagaaagactcaGCAGTGtaatagtggagtcacagagggtgatgggggcaggtgaggctgagttcttcctgtagtccacaaccatctccactgtctttagagtgttgagctctaggttgttctggttgcaccaggtcaccagatggtcaacctcccacctgtaggcggactcgtcaccatcagagatgagtccgatgagggtggtgtcgtctgcaaacttcaggagcttgacggactggtgactggaggtgcagctgtttgtatacagggagaggagagagagcgcagGTGgccattggtggaggtgactggagctggagctgttgggaggtgttgtgggggatggttgctggactgtccctttgtctttcaaagcggcagtagaactcattcaggtcgttggctaggcgtcaatcgttgatggagtgggggggctttaggcttgtagtttgTGAtttgcctgagccctttccagacagacccagagtcgttagctgagaactggtgttggagcttctcagagtacagtcgtttagcctctttcactgccttgctAAACTTATACTTCccctctttgaatctgtctttgtccccactcctgaaggcctttGCCAAacttagctgtctgagtttggctgtgaaccagggtttgtcattgttgtaactcaccctggtgcatGATGGAACACAGCAATCCTcaaagaagctgatgtaggacatcacagcctccgtgtactcatccagactgttggtagcagtcctggGGCCCGctgcacaaaagtaggattaagaaatccaggataagtgactgagctgggttcaaccaatccaaaacacgagcgtccaggcttaatcagttgcacaaagaccaagccaggatgagcagacacggattcaacaagccaggtgaaacctatcccAGATAAGTATGTGAgcgcggcttcctcaaatagaccctgccatcgatcacagattcaccgattcaccatggcaactccAGCAGCGTACTTTTTCCTgtcggaggcagaagtcctcatggaggaTTACCAGGAGGTGAGGgaccaaatttaaaaaaagggcAACGCTGCCACAGTcataaaacaacgagagaaagcgtggcaaagtattgcagactgcctgaatgcgtaagtagcgcacaaatacccactcactgctccgctgaaacatcacaattacaatccaaataattgattaacatctccgaaaacgtagttgaactctgattatgaatcagttgaaaatgtaagtgaaattgtgtaaatgtaactccatcagactatataactccttgttataccatgaatactcgattctgattggctgcagggtgtccgttaaaaagtgttgtaggacacctataaaaaagttccagtCAAATAGTAATCAAtaatctgtggactttgattctttgagacaaaatttcgcatcatcctctggacacacacaaacggtaagaggtgcacttgccctctgaaatgatactttgtaagcaatcatctcacttccctccactgattaggcctaatataacagctgtggccgaccgagctgcaggttctgtggcgagagccggttaccttggcaacgcgtcacagcgagagatattaaatagttcgctcagccgcttcttgtgaaaaaacTTATGATTTTAAcgaaaaaaaacattaacattttaataattgaattaatatttatttctttcgtaagtgaccatggtataagcagAGCTTTGCATTGGACGGTTCACACCTCTGCattgtccattcatttctgataatggacaccttgtTGGGCATTTTCCCTGacataatttccctttgggataaataaagttgatcttatcttatcaagttagaatgatttggcctcttatgtttgtgctgtatacaagcttgcaggctactGCACCctatttgtctgttcatttgttgtgtacggatttgtcctgatgctttgatttatccttattcaataaaggaacatcatgttactctttgatgtgtatttatatttaaattggatgtgttttttatatatagtctatgggaaactgtctatctgatgattgcaacatcatctaaaatcgtcatttatctacaatgattgaaattaacgaaattaatttaaattgaaattaatgatgcttatgttttgtgttaatgtttaaataatgaccgtggatctagttgaatatgataacaatgtgtagtgggcagtggaataactattggtttccgtttgtgatgactgctgactgagataagggatgagattaaatagatcctggaacttagcctggtctggagcaggctagcttCACAGTATAAATCTCCATGGTCACTTgtcccataacatatcccactttccgctatcctccttttgtgcaaccggatcacggataagttgagccaggataaccaacatatcccggcttaatcccttatcctagttttgtgcaacgggccccagaaCACATCCCAttcagtagagtccaaacatgcctggagatcctccacagcctaactggtccacttccttgatgtcctcactacaaGTTGGCAGtactttagtttctgcctgtacacaggaatcaggtggaccatgacatGGTCAGAACGGCCCAATGCAGCATGGGGGatggcgtgataagcatcccaGACTGTGGTGTAActgtgatccagaatattctcctctctggtcgaGCATTTAATagactgtctgtatttagggagttcaTAAGTGAGGTCTCCTTTGTAAAAAtcaccaaggacaataactaaaggtccgggttggtccgctccacacacagtatctggtcGGCGAGCACGCGCTGTGCGGCAggatgtaaacgccgaccagaatgaatgaagaaaactcatggggtgaataaaaaggctcaCAGTTAATGATAAAAGATTCCAGGTTAGGAGAACAGTGcagctggatcactgtcacgttgTTGCACCAACCgctgttgatgtagaaacagattcctccacctaTAGTTATGCCAGAaagttccgtgtctctgtccgCATGGTAGAGTTGGaagcctgccagctgcagcgcagagtccggTATTAATCCACACAGCTACGTCTCCATGAATCAaaaaactgcagatgaagaaaagtcacTGGttttacccaacagcagttgcaatttctccagtttgttgggcagtgaacgcaTGCTAGACAGAAATATTCCCAGTAACGTTGTGCGTAGTTCGTGCTGGCGaagatgcacatgcacacaggccCGTTTTCCTCTTCTCTGGCATTTCGCTGCATGAGCAAAGGTGAGCACACCTTTGATCGGGATGTCCAAAATATCCAGTGTTGGGaacagaaaattaggaaataaatcctctggtgctgttaccctgatgttcatgagctctactctggtgaaagagctccgggtACTGTTgcagttaaaacacaaaacaaaacaaaacaacgtgcaccaacacaccgaggcagctgTCTGCAGGGACATCTTGGATCGTATCATCAAGAGTTAGTCTGACTCACTGGATGTAGACTGCAGGTATACGCCTGCCATTGGCCACCTATTCCAGGCTTTCTCCCCTTCTGCTATATGAGTGTTACCATTTTCAACGTTAGGCTAACCATGACCTTGTCGCTAATGGTACAAACTATCAAGGGGGCAGCCAGACCGAGGGCTATGGAGGTCTGGTTATGCAAGACTACTCaaggggcagctgtggctcagaacAGGTCATGTAATAATCATAGAGTTGGTTGTTGTCAAACGGCTCCCTTCGGAGACACTAAAGGTTTCATACTGCTTTTTGCACTTATGCAATAGTAACCCCCAAAACTTGGAGACACATGCTGATCAGGGAAAATGGTATAGTTCCTCTTTAACGatagaaacaaaatattaaacacatCTCTTATCATCTTGGGTTGTTGAGGCTTAGGCACAATGAAGACAAGTGACATGATTGATAAGAGCTAACTCAAGTAAGTAAAGACACTTTTACCATCAACCATCCTTACGTGTTTGTCGATTGTATCAggagacatttttcatttataaTTGCTTATCAAAATGCTGCAAGGCAGCTGATATATAATTCAACTTTTCAATAAAGCAAGCTATTCAAAACTGAACAATATAAAAAAGAATAGTGGTGTGTGAGTGGTGGCCATAGAATATGCACTAAATCAAATATATGGCTTTAGAATTATCagccatttttctcttttatggACGGTGATAATGAGTTGGTGTTGGGGCATCCCAAGGACATTTCGACAACTGTTTTGTACTATCTATCACTCATCTCAAGTACCTATAGCAACAGCCACCATATAAACTGAGTAGAAACCCTGTTCCCAGTGCAGGCCTGTCATTAACTGGTGTGAGACAGAGCGTCAGCACTcatcctgctcctctgcctgtAACCTCACATCATTACCTCatttaaacaataaaaccaGCTGCTCATAAAACTGATATGGATTACACACTGCTGACCTCTCTGTTTTATGGTCTAAACTGGTAGACACAAAGAAGTACGCCATTGTTGACACAGGAATTAAAGCACATCATTATTCACCCATGCATGTGATcaaagatgttttattttgttggaaATGTTAGAGTATAGCTGTATTGTTTTCAACCCATCTGTGCTTTTATCAAACTGTCCTCCcaagaaaaataacagcatcAGTTGTTTGAGCCAATAGCCTGATGCAACATCTGTTTATGCTAAAGTGACATAAAGGAAGTTGAAGTCCTCTGGAAGTCCTGGACATTATGACAGGGGAAAAGAAGGAAGTCAGTTGAAGTTATTATAAAATGATAAAGTGTGAATCGAGAGGATTaatcaacaaaacatcagattttaACACAGAAAACCACTGTCTGCTTTCTATAGACagtcactgctgtttttttttttaagcattacaatgatcGTTCCATAACTTTAACAACGTGATTATAATTGTAACCATGATGACAAAGGTCCCCgaaaaagactaaacaaactggtcaggatgctggctctgtcctggactgccaTCTGAACACCATTAAGGAGGTGGGCGAGAGGAGGACATTAGCCAGGTTTACATCAATCATAGACAACCCAGCAgcaccttcagcaacagactgctgcatccagtgtgtaagaAGGAACGCTATCACAGGTCCTTGATTCAGCtgaacagctgtcagactgtttatctccagcatcatttaatgtagcactgtgttgatgctgtttcacatcacaaTATCACAAACCTACAGTTTGTACTACTAAATTATTTATGTCAATATACGCTAATATCATTATGGGCGTGAAGCTATCACTTGTACAACTTATTCTTTgtaaaatatatacagtactgtatgtatattaTTGTGCAATAATCCAATGTGTTTTTGGGAATGTTTTATGCTCTTTGTATATGTACATAGCCTTCTatggttgattttattttctgtctttttattgtctgttcAATTGATAAAGTCAGTAAAAGATCAGCAAAGTCTAATCTTATCTTATTAATCTTATCTTACTATCTGAGACTGATAGTCTGATGAGGATGACgaaatgatgaagctgaagagaatcatatttaaaaagatGATATGCTAACAGTAAAGGTGTGCTGTTCGGCTACTGGATAGATGTGACTGTCTGACAACAGCTGATATTTCAAATGACAACCACAGAGCCAAGCCACCAAGCTTAATTTCAATCAGTAGAGACGAGAATAGAGTTAAGACAAATGTTTATTATGACAGATGATATGTGATTCAAACTtatcctcctccagctgcttcgAGATGTTctgagaaagagatgaagacaaacagatgaGTTAGAGTGGAGTGAAGATACTGGtgctttcacacaaacatgagtctttccaggatgtccctttcatacccagtcatgattctatcacctgttaccaatgaacctgtttacctgtgaaatgttccaaacaggtgttttagAAGCATTCCACaagtttctcagtctttagttgctcctgtcgCAACCTGTTTGAAATacgttgctgcatcaaactcaAAAGTATAAGCAAacaatcaatgaagttgatgagttAGAACATTAAGAATATActttttgtgctattttcagttGAATATATGTtagaaaggattagcaaatcacattcagttttatttaaggTTTACACAGgatcccaacttttttggaattaggTTTATATATAATTTGTTAGTTAATAATAAAGCCATTAGTTACAACTTCGGAACGCTTCATAAAAGGTGCATTATTAGACAGTGGTAACCAATGGTAActttttgctttggttttgacCAAACTGAAAAGCCTAAAACTCTCCACTGAAactaaaaaaatacaaaattttCAAATTTAGTTCAGCACAGCTTTTAGGGAACTCcatacactgacacagaaatatgCTCCACCCAGCTTCAGTACCTTAGCCTGGTCTTCCAGCAGGGGAACATTGTTGTTATGCAGGTTGGTAAACAGGTCCACATAGGGGATTGGTCTCTCCATGACCACAAAAACCTGGTTTTTGACAGACATACATGGTCTTGAACCAAAACTTGGTTCAAGACCATGTATGTCTCCCCATTTAAGACCTAAAAGAACGAGAATAGATGTGGTCGTGTGTAACATCAAAGTAACAAGCAATGATTTTAACAGTTGATGCTGAGACTTCAGATCAAATCACTCAGATCAAATCACTTATCATTCTTCTGCTCTCCACACCTGCTTTAGGCATGTGCTTGGTGGCCACCTACAGGACAGAAGCAGCAGTACTTTGGTTAGTGCAGGAagtcattactgtgtgtgtgtgtgtgtgtgtgtgtgtgtgtgtgtgtgtgtgtgtgtgtgtgtgtgatgtgagacTTAATATGGAATACTTACtggtaaatatatatatataaatatatatatatatatacacttcAGTCCTCTTCAATTTAAACACTGCACAGCTCCTTTTAAAAAGAGATTAttgttcagtgtatttttcatattttctatttttaatttttattttgaatttgatttcTTGACTTTTGCAgtactgtttttttgtttctttttcttttttctttctgtatttattgtgaTGGTTAtgcatcaaaatacaaaaaggCAAATTCCTTCTAGTTGAAAACCTGTTTCTAACACCGATTAAGATAAAAACTGATAACTGGCATTCCCTTGAAGCTAGCAAATGTCCAGCTAAAGCAGTCATCCTGGAACATGATGAAGAGTATCATTTCTGTGCTTTAAGACAGCTCAGATGATATGACTTAATGCCCAGAATCTATGAGCCGATACCGGGTTTTTCTAACTCTCAGTCTCACTGGAAGATCAGTAGCATGACATCACTGGTTGGCAGTGGTGGCAATTCTTACCTAAGTTGCCCTTCTGTCTGACTTCACTGCCAGACATGCACCATACACACAATGCTGTTTAATTGATGGTGCCACTTAAAAGCTTTAGTCCACTGAAGTTGGCATCTAGTTTAATATCCTAAGTGCCCTGGCCCAGCTCACAAACTCCCAGAGGTACCATACCCAGACATTCAGTCAATATAGGCTGACGgacctctctgctctccctcagtGTCCAAATGCATTGCACTGAGGATACAGGACTTCTATCTgcaaggtgtgtgtttgagtgaactGACAATCGCTTTATGATGAGACACGACTAACCATTGGTCCCAAACCTGGAACACCTGAACTGGCTGCTCTCCAACCCATCAGGTGTGCTACATCGGCTGGGCAGAGCCCTCATATCCCAGATAACAAACGAATCTGGTCTATTGATTCTCACCAATTATAAAGTGTCGATCACTGCTTCATTTTTAAGCATATTGGCAGCTAATGGACCTCCACACCTTCTCCACAACAGCGGCACATTTGTGATCATGAGCAGATTTACACTCACACAGCAGTCTGAAACACTGCTGTTAGGACATCAATACAATCAGTTTGTCAAATAAGACCCTATTATAGTACAAATTATTCTTGATTTTGACTTATTTTGTAGTCACATTGTGTGATCTCTATCAATTAACACTTGTGTTGGAATTACtgtaattatttaaaaatgtataaattcACATTCACTATAAACTATAATTCCATATTCCATCAAGCATAGTGCTGTATTACACATTAATAATTACATGGGCCAGTCATTCACTGAATACTGAAAATAACACGCTGCTAATATTACACACATTTGTGTAATATTGTTTGTATTAGCAAACTCCAACACTGGTCTGACGTAGGAGTTTTGATGATTCCCTGCACTCCCTGATGTCCGCTGAGGGCTAGTTAACATGCTTCTTAAAAAACCAATCAGAACAGTGTGTTTCCCATGTGCTTGCACAGACTGTGTAACTGACTGTATCTTGGTTCTGGTTTGATAGATGTGACCCTGTTTATCCctctcagctctcctctccatcacatGTGATCTGAGGATCTGGTACAGACCTCCAAGCTGACTCTTTCTTCTCATGTAATTCATTCAGGCTGATCATTCGTTAAAACAAGCATCCATCTATAAATGCTCTTATTAAAATGTCCAGTCTGGATTATTCTAGCAAAACCCAAATGATTATATATTTCTTTTCATCCAAATACAGTTAAAAGGTTTCATATTTTACATGAGTTGTCAGGAAATCAGGTCCATTGTTTCATGGCACAAAAAACAAGAGTTCCACAGCAAACTGACCCAATTCCATATTCAATACTAATTAACTATTAAATACAAGAAATGAACATCATTTACCTTTTTGTGCAAATTGAAGGAGGACAAGAATCAAACTGTGACTTTAGAATGACACtaacagtgaaacaaaaatgaTTTCCCCCATTTTACTACATTAGTTGTTGTTTTCTGAGAGACCATTTTCTAAAACCTGTTCGGACATACTGGACTTCATGCAATGGAGCTCCTGAGTTGGGACACAGCTTTTATGCTGGCGCAGGTTTGTTCTGATCCAATTTGTCCTCTAACCAAAGGCTGTGCTGCGTATACactgaacacagacaaacagattcTGTAAGTGTTGTCAATACAATTTACTgtcagatgttttcagtttACATGGCGTAAATTCAACAGATACAGGATGTACACATTTGGCATCATGCTATCCATTTGTACTGTCCTCGATATCCATCTTACTAGAGAGGCAGATTACAGGTTACTGCATGTATGGAAAAGCTGACAAACAGTGTGCATATACACTGGAATACCACCTGGCCCCAGTTTAGCTTTGAGTCACTTACTTGGTGATAATTTCATTAAGAATATGCACCACATAATATCATGAGAAGTTTTAACACAGAGGACCCTCGACAAAACACGCCCTCAAGATCAGGTTACATTTCAAAAGCTACGTAAGACCTTATTACTGCATGatcagtttttattgtgtgttatCATGTTGCCAAACAAATTTGCAATGAAATTCACACAAAGTAACTGGCACACAGACAACCTGGGTCTTTCTGGGTCTTTGAGGGTCTGCTTTGCCTGGATGATGATCCGGCCTCCATGCAAAGACCCTCCACAGTGgtctgacagagagggaagcagagcAGGTGAAGCCTCAGTCTGGCTTGGTGCTGCTGAATGAGGCTGCAGGATGGAGCTGGGTGGAGTACTTCAGAGGGACTTCCAGACCCACCAGAGGACCCACCACACTGAGCCATGACAACACGTAGTTCACTGGCCtgcccacacacatacacacgcagtAAATGCTAAGAACATGACAGATATCCAGCAACACTGTATGAGGTGAGGAACACTCAACGTCATGTTGATGTGATCTCAGCTACTGCATGAAACTATCTGCAAATCCAGGTTCAGCTTAATGCAAATGCTGCGTGTTGCATGCAATTTTTCAGTGACAAGAGCCCAATGAACCGTGTTCCAATAGACATTCAGCAAGATCCAACTAAGTTGTGTGAACAAGTTCATGTGTAAAGCAGCCTTTTATTGCGTCTTTATTGTTTGTGAATCCAACAGTGACCCTACCTGTGTTGGTTCTGAGCCATCTGCAGAACAGGCTTCATAAACTCCTCTGTTCTGCAGGGGTGGAGCATGAAGAAAGGCTGACCCAGCAGGGGAtgctcctgacacacacacacacacacacacacacacacacagagatctCAGTGGCACTTCAGTGAGGAAGGTGATGATGATAACAAAGCTGATAGCTTTCCTGGTTTTACCTGCATCGTGATTGTATTCAGAGGATTCTTCTGAAGTTGAGGTCTGAAGTTTGGATGAACAGAGCTCCACACCTCCTCTAATGACAGGCTCCTCCCCTCTGACACATGAGGaataaacacaacagaaatatcacagaaaatCACAAAATCCCAACATGGTTCAATATGACTCTCACTGTAACAAAGTAGAAGATAAGAATGGAGGAGAAACCAGTGAGAATATTTGAATCATATCTGAGTCTAACAAAACTGCTTCCAAAGCTCAGAAATGTGAGGTGTGATGTGTAGATCAGAGCCTAGTTCACTGTTTGAGCTCCAAACCATCCGAACACTGAGCTGGAACAAATCTGGGGCCATTATTGAATGCTCTAAGTAAATCCTGGAGCGTACTTCTAAAGTCACTAATAGCTTTACGTCAGTTAAAGTGAGGTCAAAGGGATTAAACGTTAAGTttatgattttgtgtttttttatatatatatgtagctATAATACAGTATAAGCTCATCAGTTCAATCCAAAATGTTCTGATAAAAAACATGGTGAAGTGATGGTCAGTCACGACTACACTCGAGGAGCTTGGTGGTTATCGTTGTCATGCATTCAGCGCCACAAAAGCAGTGATGATATAATACATGAAGAGGTCAGAGTCAGTAAAACCCTCATCACCCACATCTAACGATAACCATGGAAATGCtttgtccacacagcagtgtgtgtgtgcggagacTGTCTCACATGTAACTAACCCAGAGTGAAGGCTCTGAAATAGAGCACAGGAGTACTGTAGCTGCAGGAGTACAAGATGTGATACTCGTACTGAAGCACCTGGCTGCTGCCTCCAGACACCGCACAgaccccatcatcatcatcatcatcttcatcttcatcttcatcatctatgTCACCTCTGATGCAGTCAGCATCAACTAGGGCAACAACAGCAgactgtggaggaagaggagatggaggtgaGTGATCAATTGATCACAATGTTACCGTTTGCTGCTTCAAATTGGAAACCTGGAATGATCCTTCATTTCAGAATTATTAAAGACAAAGATGTGAGTGCAGATCATTACCCATAATTTAATTAAAGGTTCATTTTAATACTGATTTCTGACATTCAGTGATATTTAGTTAAGGCACAGATGGATGAAAAGCACATCATTGATGTTTTCCCTCACAGTTCAGTCTTTCACCTGTTCCTTTGGccaggagagacaggaagtgtgtggcTCTGACTCTGAACTTGATCCTTCTTGATCCCACGCTGTGCTCGAGTCAATAACGACTGACCTGAGAGCAATCTTTCTCAGGTAGCCGTCCTCTGAACCCTGAACCAAGGTCAGAAACTACCATTAACCACATTCATGGATCAGAGCAGGTGTTCAGGCTGTGTCTACACTAATGACAGTGACAGTATGGACCTCCTCACCTGGACTACTTCCCAGCTCCAGCcgtctttcagctgctctgactgTTGCAGGAGGAGCTGACAGCAGTGACTGAAGCTCTGCTcatccagcacacacacgctcatctCTGCAGGAAACATGGTGGACACTAAAAGAGGGTGGTTAAAAGTGTGGAGGTCTGATTGATTACATCCTTACAGAATACTCTGTGCCAGATGTGCAgagtttaaaacacacacacacaagctgcttgACTGAGCTGAGCACACTGTACAGTTAGAAAACAAAATGCCACAACAGCAGGGTGACTAATAACATACATACTGTTACCTTTAggtatgtgcatatgtgtgtgtgtctatactgtatacacacacacacacacacacacacacacacaggggcacATATATATTAAGTGATACATTTAAGTGCAGGCAGCTCATTCATATTGTTTCTGGTAATCCCTTCATACAGCACTCTGTTGGATAGTTTCATATATAACAATGTTCTctatataaaataaacaataataataaacaagaaagaaacaacacaatacttccctctgaaatgttctGAAGTAGAAGCAAAAAACTAAAACACTGCCCGTGTCAGCGGATACAGTGAGCAGTGGAGCGATGAACACTGATGCTTTGTATCACTGCTGCTTGACAAGCTGCAGACTCAgtgtcacagctgcagcctcctgtGTGCCTGCACACTGACAGCAGTACGCTGCGATACAGTGCTCATTATGCAGTGTTTTTGCAC carries:
- the atg10 gene encoding ubiquitin-like-conjugating enzyme ATG10, which gives rise to MFPAEMSVCVLDEQSFSHCCQLLLQQSEQLKDGWSWEVVQGSEDGYLRKIALRSVVIDSSTAWDQEGSSSESEPHTSCLSWPKEQSAVVALVDADCIRGDIDDEDEDEDDDDDDGVCAVSGGSSQVLQYEYHILYSCSYSTPVLYFRAFTLEGRSLSLEEVWSSVHPNFRPQLQKNPLNTITMQEHPLLGQPFFMLHPCRTEEFMKPVLQMAQNQHRPVNYVLSWLSVVGPLVGLEVPLKYSTQLHPAASFSSTKPD